The sequence AACCTGTAAGGTCCCCATGGCGATATGGATCCCAACAAACTGAGACACCTCTTTGGCCGTGACTGAACTTGACATTATAGATGCTTTAGCAGTGATGTTGGCAACATCCTGCCACGTCTTCCTGTCAAAATACTGAGTGAAGTAGTCAATTGGTTTCCTTTGACCATTTTGTGAACTAATACAATTCTGAGAGAGCCTGCTGTGGGAAAAATCAAGAGAGAGTAAAATCACTGCCCACTTCTGCATTCTCTAACCAGCAATATCTACACAATCTACCCTTTTCCTAATGTTAAATCTTTTATCAACATACTTATCATTCCTATGATCAGCTTCCTGGCTTGATCTATCAGGCGGATTTGCTGAGCCACTGCTTCTGCTACCATGGTAACAGGACATGGCAAGGGTTTCTGCTTCTGGTTTTGAATCAATGCATCCACTGTGTTCTATATCAGAACTCTGCTGAAGGAATTTTAAAAGTTCCTCAGTGTTGTGTTGGTCAGCTCCCATATCATCtgaaacagaacaaaaataCGCATTTAGTAAGATGTTATTACAAAATCATGAATTTCAACAATACGACTTGTCATCTCCAATACAAATATAGAAGCTGTACCATTTTCAAAGGCACTGTCCACACATTGTGTTTCATGTTGGGTTGATATCTCACAGATGTCATCACACTCTTCCACTCCAGGGTTGCTCTGATCTGTGGAATAGATTTCTGGGTTTACTGTTTATTGTGTCAATAATTGTGGCCTCACATCCAAAAACAAGCCAAACATTGTGAAAAATTTAACAAATGATAGATTTTATTGGCTAATGTATTTCTTCTGAAATAATCAAAGTCTGTGTAAAATCTTTAACGGTTAAGTTCTAGGTGTATTGTAAGCAAACTGACAAATGAAATGTTGAGCTAATATGCATGTGCTATTATTTGCACTGGTATTCCAGCATTTCAACACCATATGAATAGACTTGCTTTCAGCTCTCTGTGGAAGATCcagcagcaactctctgtcctcctcttttACTGGAAAGAAAATACACTGCTTGGCAATGGGTTGATGTACTGTTCGAGTGGTCGCCCCAATTGCTTTTTCTGCCACACTGCACTCCACTGGTGGGTCTGAGGCTGCAACTGATAATGCAAAATAAGAATCACGTTTCAAATCAAAAGACACTTTTAACATCTATAGTTATATTTTTACATATGAAATGGCTTTCTCAATAAGTGCATTCTCAATAAGAAAATATTAATTGAAAGAAATATATATTCCCCCACTTACGTGTGCTAGTACAGAGATGACTCTTTTTACCATTGGTGGGTTGTTGAATAAATTGAGGCTCATTCAAAACGAGTGgatcctcctccttcaccacaAACATTTGCACACCCAGCTGTTGCTCATTAGAGAGTGAGCGACTTATGAGAGGAGTCCTGGCATCGGCTCCCTCTAGGGATAGCACTGGTGGCATCACAGGTTGAGACTGGTCCTCTTCCTTAACATTCAACAACGCTGATGTCCCCAGCGAAGGCAATGTGGTGGTTCTATGGTCTGTGCTGGCCCCGTTGTTTGGTACATTCGTAGAGTCACACGCCAccttaaatatttaaataagAAATAATCACACACAATAATTGAAAACATACAATAATCCAAGAATCCATCCAATCCATCCAATCCAATGCCATTATTATGTAAATCCACTTGAAAACAAACAGGTACTGGAGAATATCAGAATCAGGTAATCATAGCAGTGCATGGCATCACTTACCATGTTAGAATCTTTGTTGCTCCCGCTCCCTCGCGATGTGAGAAACTTTTCTAGGAGAATGCCTGGCGAACTTCCCTCTGTTCTGTCTTGACTGTCCAGTCCCCCTTCCGATTTTACGATATCGACACTTGTAGTGACCGACTCCAGTTCAAACACCACCTGCTCCTCAGAGGAATCCTCTTGCGATTCTGCCATGTCAGATCTGGGAGGATTAGTGCAAACCTGAGGCCCATTCTCCTCCACAGATGTATTAGAATCAGCAGCCACTGGATAGAGCTGGTAGACTATCTGGCATTCGTCTGGATTGTCGTTCAAAGACTCCTGGTTGGCTACCGGTCTTCTCCCAGTGTTCCTCTTCTTCCCAGTTCCTCGCCTGCCTCTTCCGCCTCCCCTCTTTCTACCTCTTGTCGTATTGCTCCTGTTCTGTCCAGATGTCTTCTCCTCTGTGTGCACTGCCATTTCTACATCCTCTTCTTTGATCTCTGGAGGGTCAGTGGAGGAATCTTTCACTGCAGTAGTTATGTTTGAATTCAAATCCACCACAAGTTCAAGATTCTTTTTATTTGTAGGACATTCAAGGTTGGGCTCATTCAAGTTTGGGAAATTCTGATGGCTTGGTATCACTCGTAATTCACTAGTTATCTGACCATCTTTCTGAAAGCTTTCTGATGAGTCAATGTCCTGAGAGGTGACAAGCTGATCTTCATCTTCAACAGTGACTAAGTTAACATCTAGAGGCAAGTCATCTTTCATGTCTTCCTCAACAGTCCCATCTGACTGACAAATGCTCTTAATCTTATCACCCACCTCCTGTATCTCTGACACTTTATCACCAGTCTCTAAAAGGTCACTTGTTGCTTTCTGATGTTTGCCTGGCCTTGGTGACCTCTTTTGGACCTTAGGGATTGTCACCTGTTCTGGCTCTGACGAACATGTTGAGAGTTCCTGTGAAGGGGTCTGACACATTGGAGTAGATTCTAGACAGACACTTCTCTGTAGTGGCTTGCTTCTTTTAGAACCAGAAGAGAACACTTTCAACCGTTTCTCTGTGGTGACTCTGTTGGCATCTTTTTGCGCCTCCTCACATTCACCTTCCACTAATGTGGATGCATGAGGTAGAGATGGAGATGGGCTGAGAGCTGGAAAAGacactctttcttcctctctatccccaAGACCTAATTCCACCATCTCTGTCTCAGCATCCCAGTCTGTTGCTAGACCAAGCGTTTTGGGACAAACAGGTTGTTCTTCATTTGATACAGACGTCTTGACATGATCCTCAGACAGTATGCCATTTGAATTGCCACAGTGTCCACGTGTTTCACCAGAGTGGACAGCTGCCATATGCTCCTGTAAGGCGGACACATCAGAAAAGTTCGCCCCACAATCACATATCGAGGAATGGGAGGTTGGTGCTATGTTTCCATCAGCTTTTGTGGTCTTTCTTTTTCGACCTGCCTTTACCTTTTTGTGCAGGGATGAGCTCTTGACATTAGGTGAAGATGGGGACTCTACAAATGCCTGGATTGGCCTTTTTGGATTCTTGGACTTGGTTACCTTGTTTTTATGATCTTCTGTTTGTTTCATTGGAGTCTTCTTAGTCTCCTCCATGGAAGCAACTGAGGATGGACATGAAGGCACTAGCTCTAGCTGTGCTATAGGAGCATCCAGTTTGTGAACTTTCAGCTGTGGCTGTTTGTGTCCCTTCAGTAGAAGCAGGACATCTGCCTTGACTTGATTAGGAGATACAGTCTCAGGGGTTTCCTCTTTCTCCTGCAGTTTCAGGTTTAAGCTCTTCTTTacattctctttctttgtccttTTAAGGGCCTttggctttttatttttttcctgctTCTTTCTTTTAGGTAGAGGTACTGAAATCCCCTCTTTCTCAGTCAGACTATTGTTACTAAGTTTGTGAATTTTAAATTTTCTTTTCCTAGACTTCACCTGTGATTTTGACTCTTCTACCTGCGACCCTTGTTGTTCTTGATCCTGTGGTTTATTAAGTATTTCTGTTTGAGTTTTATTTTCAGAGCTGTTTATTTTCCCTGCTCCgtctccctctgtttttttctgccgGGAGTCACCTTTCTCTTGTAGTTTAACATCATCCCTCTTTTTTGATTTCTTAGAAGGCCCCATTGTTTTAGAGAGTTTTTCTTTATTGTTTTTAAGACCAAACTGCATCAGAACATGACCTTTTGTTTTTGATTGTTGGGTCGTCATGAACTCTGGAGGATGTGGAGCTGACACTTTCTGCTGTGTGATGACAACTGCACCATTATGGCCAGTTTGTTGTTTCAAAGGGTTATCTGAAATTTGCCTCTTAGATTTAGCTTTCTTGCTTGTTTTCTTTGCAGGTCTCCCCTTCTTGAGCTTCTTTGGTTCAGGCAACTTTGTGGTCACTCGACTTCGAGGTTTCTGCTTGACTGTAATAATTTCAGCGGTGTCCGATTCATATCTAgatggttgagtgtgtgtctcagctATGTCTGAGTCGTGTATAGATGGCTGAGTATGAACTGATATCTCCTCACTCAAGTGTATCTCTGAACTAAACTCATGTGCATTCCCCTCTGTTTGTTCCATGCCACCCTTAAGTTCATCAGAAGATTTCAGATGTGGCTGTCCAACATCCTGCTCACAAGCATTTCCAGCATAATTCTTTGAGTCTTCAGGTCTTTCAGTTGATGCCAAAGTGACAATCTGTGTTTCCACTGGTGTCAAAGTAACAACTTGTTCCTCTGTCTGCTGTAAACCTTCTGTGGCTACAAGTGACAGGGTGTCACCTGGGGTCATATATTGCATTTTTACTACTTCTTCCTGGAGGGACACCATAtgtctgttttcattttcaAGCTCAGTGGTTGGAATCAGGGAGGATGACTGATGCAATTCAAGCAACTGTATTTGTCCACCATCTTGTTCAGTCTCAACTGTATGGTTGAACGAAATGGGTCCACTCACTATCGTTTCAACTGAGCAAGCAGTTTCACCTGCTTTGTCTGTACTTTCAGATATTTGCTCTAACTCCACTGTTTGAGACTGACTGGTCTCTGATTCAACAGGTCCTGTGTGGTCTTGCATTAGTCCATCTGACTGAGTTATTTTCTCTACGGATGAATGAGCATTGGTCTCACCTTGTCCCCCATTCAGTTCTGGTCCTGTGGATTCAATGTGTTGTTTGGCTTGATCTGAATCTTCAGTCACCAGCTTTAACTCCACAGAAGGAATCTGCGTCATGTcgaatctgattggctgaacaACACCCGGCAATGGCTGCAGATTCATAGTCTGTGACTGAAATGACACTGGCTCCAATCCATATATGACTAGCTGATTCACCTTTTGAACGTTTCCAAGTGACTCTATGAGTCTCTTAATTTGCTCCGGCTCAATACATTGTGGTGTCTGTCCACTAGAGTGTAGCCGAAGGATTGGTGTTTGACTTATTGTTCCATGGGTCAGTAAAGGTGGCGGTGGTCCTTGATTGAGTTGATGCTGTTTGACCAGAGCACGGCCAGGAGGCATATTTTTGTTCTGCGAATGTTTGAACTTAATGTGGTGAAGTTGTGTCTTCTCCGTCTTAAACATGGCTTTGCACTGTGGACATGAGTATTTCCTTTCTGATGGACCTGTAAAACAATATATAAGTAGATAAAATGCCACCGGCGAAACTGCTCATATGTTAAAATCGTATAAACGTAGCACAAATTAGCATGCAAAATGCAATTACCACATTTGAACATGAAAGATTTATGAAGACACAACATAAGACTTTTATCATATTCACGTGAAATGATCTTACTACAGTCCAAGATACAACTATACAGGTACAGATGTACAGATTCGAGTAAAATCTCATAAACAACATTAAATCATgattcaaatgactgtacagtatacttcAGAATTAATCTAGTCTGCTAAGGCAAAACTAGTTTTGCCTGAGatcggggaccaatcacagaacaggggggaaagcaagacgatgatgagctatgcacagacgcatttgagtggtgcccaatgaacggatctcaGATCTCAGattctgggcattttttcaaattttgagaaaatgaaagtttggttgccagaccacatctcatttgagaagtggtaggcgccaGCCAGGCTAGAATTAATCAGCAAATTGTGAGAATTGAGAGACTTCAAATTTTAGATAGCTCTTGTGATATATACCTCTCTCCATCAGGTGACACTAGCCAATTAGTTGTTGCAGAAATACTAATAAATCATCAGAGCATATTGCATACGTGTGTTAAAAGTGTGGTTTTCAGTTACTTGAGGCGTTATGTTCAACATGTAACACAtcaataacaaataaataacagcaaAAATATCGTATTGTAGTAACACAGTAATAATTCCTGGCAGTGTCACTGTTTATAGCACTCTTAGTGTTGCTATAATTGATCTTATATAACATAAGAACATCTAAAATGAGAGACACATAAAAAACAACTTACCGTTGCTCTTCTGTTTCTTTAATTTTGTAGGAGCATTTGTCCCATCACCGTTTTCTTCCCCTTCGTCCTGTGTGTGGGTCTCTATATGTCTTTGCAGTGCTTTGGGCATGCTGAACCTCTTGCCGCACTCTTTACACACGTATGGCTtctccccagtgtgtgtgcggctgtgatATTTGAGCAGAGTCAAGGTCTTGCAGGTTTTGCCACAGTCTGAGCATTTGTA comes from Sardina pilchardus chromosome 6, fSarPil1.1, whole genome shotgun sequence and encodes:
- the LOC134082861 gene encoding uncharacterized protein LOC134082861 isoform X2 — encoded protein: MDILNRAVGELRSSPEGGTAESDPKPRVPSEEYPKSSPAAGASENYTHVDTFGKGTQFSTPKDAAPHPGDLKEATSAPHFPDTFKLKCSPSTEPVAAKGTTPVPTNKEHDGSTSPAKGKSPDPKAAVGIKKDAKAAGVTTGAKRNIPAKRNRMDPLKLDMTKPTVMPLTSSQLSLQCLECHIIFSDDKSKQRHLKMSHPAEYEQCMLGDSLFACYVCDRHFANSTELMAHQRTHTEKRPFKCLLCGEAFKRSSELTTHKKIHCSSQGYKCSDCGKTCKTLTLLKYHSRTHTGEKPYVCKECGKRFSMPKALQRHIETHTQDEGEENGDGTNAPTKLKKQKSNGPSERKYSCPQCKAMFKTEKTQLHHIKFKHSQNKNMPPGRALVKQHQLNQGPPPPLLTHGTISQTPILRLHSSGQTPQCIEPEQIKRLIESLGNVQKVNQLVIYGLEPVSFQSQTMNLQPLPGVVQPIRFDMTQIPSVELKLVTEDSDQAKQHIESTGPELNGGQGETNAHSSVEKITQSDGLMQDHTGPVESETSQSQTVELEQISESTDKAGETACSVETIVSGPISFNHTVETEQDGGQIQLLELHQSSSLIPTTELENENRHMVSLQEEVVKMQYMTPGDTLSLVATEGLQQTEEQVVTLTPVETQIVTLASTERPEDSKNYAGNACEQDVGQPHLKSSDELKGGMEQTEGNAHEFSSEIHLSEEISVHTQPSIHDSDIAETHTQPSRYESDTAEIITVKQKPRSRVTTKLPEPKKLKKGRPAKKTSKKAKSKRQISDNPLKQQTGHNGAVVITQQKVSAPHPPEFMTTQQSKTKGHVLMQFGLKNNKEKLSKTMGPSKKSKKRDDVKLQEKGDSRQKKTEGDGAGKINSSENKTQTEILNKPQDQEQQGSQVEESKSQVKSRKRKFKIHKLSNNSLTEKEGISVPLPKRKKQEKNKKPKALKRTKKENVKKSLNLKLQEKEETPETVSPNQVKADVLLLLKGHKQPQLKVHKLDAPIAQLELVPSCPSSVASMEETKKTPMKQTEDHKNKVTKSKNPKRPIQAFVESPSSPNVKSSSLHKKVKAGRKRKTTKADGNIAPTSHSSICDCGANFSDVSALQEHMAAVHSGETRGHCGNSNGILSEDHVKTSVSNEEQPVCPKTLGLATDWDAETEMVELGLGDREEERVSFPALSPSPSLPHASTLVEGECEEAQKDANRVTTEKRLKVFSSGSKRSKPLQRSVCLESTPMCQTPSQELSTCSSEPEQVTIPKVQKRSPRPGKHQKATSDLLETGDKVSEIQEVGDKIKSICQSDGTVEEDMKDDLPLDVNLVTVEDEDQLVTSQDIDSSESFQKDGQITSELRVIPSHQNFPNLNEPNLECPTNKKNLELVVDLNSNITTAVKDSSTDPPEIKEEDVEMAVHTEEKTSGQNRSNTTRGRKRGGGRGRRGTGKKRNTGRRPVANQESLNDNPDECQIVYQLYPVAADSNTSVEENGPQVCTNPPRSDMAESQEDSSEEQVVFELESVTTSVDIVKSEGGLDSQDRTEGSSPGILLEKFLTSRGSGSNKDSNMVACDSTNVPNNGASTDHRTTTLPSLGTSALLNVKEEDQSQPVMPPVLSLEGADARTPLISRSLSNEQQLGVQMFVVKEEDPLVLNEPQFIQQPTNGKKSHLCTSTLAASDPPVECSVAEKAIGATTRTVHQPIAKQCIFFPVKEEDRELLLDLPQRAENQSNPGVEECDDICEISTQHETQCVDSAFENDDMGADQHNTEELLKFLQQSSDIEHSGCIDSKPEAETLAMSCYHGSRSSGSANPPDRSSQEADHRNDKLSQNCISSQNGQRKPIDYFTQYFDRKTWQDVANITAKASIMSSSVTAKEVSQFVGIHIAMGTLQFPSTKLYWEDYTRVALIADAMSSSRFSELLSKLRLAEESSSTQPQGKDNVVSANSSVHQSRDHDSQVSETADGPHKTGQTYSTQCLLETDPLNRVRVLMEKVQKACQGLKQEGNHGVSQYPLRLLRTTANVAHSLHHTVMLSTCGLVVDFNLSLDDSDREETVKHMVLSGQNSREGMVFLCKPELSSPSMLEQLLEAGVPSAGKVGGARGQVGDEFVSSDGKLKLFRCHHGFILSAAVKGRSRSTSLVSGFERALKAAKLNRDLRNAYRTPCLSLSPAAWPLSVLWHLTDLALVNSWLQYRGDCSDEQEPLSLMAFRLEVSKALILLSSADAQDATPPHPPAPERPEQGSVPGSASVFETPLPDTAVRYDGVGHWPEQVAEGEGARCRFGGCDRTSQVRCLKCCVFLCISRNHNCFLKFHSQGTV
- the LOC134082861 gene encoding uncharacterized protein LOC134082861 isoform X1, which translates into the protein MDILNRAVGELRSSPEGGTAESDPKPRVPSEEYPKSSPAAGASENYTHVDTFGKGTQFSTPKDAAPHPGDLKEATSAPHFPDTFKLKCSPSTEPVAAKGTTPVPTNKEHDGSTSPAKGKSPDPKAAVGIKKDAKAAGVTTGAKRNIPAKRNRMDPLKLDMTKPTVMPLTSSQLSLQCLECHIIFSDDKSKQRHLKMSHPAEYEQCMLGDSLFACYVCDRHFANSTELMAHQRTHTEKRPFKCLLCGEAFKRSSELTTHKKIHCSSQGYKCSDCGKTCKTLTLLKYHSRTHTGEKPYVCKECGKRFSMPKALQRHIETHTQDEGEENGDGTNAPTKLKKQKSNGPSERKYSCPQCKAMFKTEKTQLHHIKFKHSQNKNMPPGRALVKQHQLNQGPPPPLLTHGTISQTPILRLHSSGQTPQCIEPEQIKRLIESLGNVQKVNQLVIYGLEPVSFQSQTMNLQPLPGVVQPIRFDMTQIPSVELKLVTEDSDQAKQHIESTGPELNGGQGETNAHSSVEKITQSDGLMQDHTGPVESETSQSQTVELEQISESTDKAGETACSVETIVSGPISFNHTVETEQDGGQIQLLELHQSSSLIPTTELENENRHMVSLQEEVVKMQYMTPGDTLSLVATEGLQQTEEQVVTLTPVETQIVTLASTERPEDSKNYAGNACEQDVGQPHLKSSDELKGGMEQTEGNAHEFSSEIHLSEEISVHTQPSIHDSDIAETHTQPSRYESDTAEIITVKQKPRSRVTTKLPEPKKLKKGRPAKKTSKKAKSKRQISDNPLKQQTGHNGAVVITQQKVSAPHPPEFMTTQQSKTKGHVLMQFGLKNNKEKLSKTMGPSKKSKKRDDVKLQEKGDSRQKKTEGDGAGKINSSENKTQTEILNKPQDQEQQGSQVEESKSQVKSRKRKFKIHKLSNNSLTEKEGISVPLPKRKKQEKNKKPKALKRTKKENVKKSLNLKLQEKEETPETVSPNQVKADVLLLLKGHKQPQLKVHKLDAPIAQLELVPSCPSSVASMEETKKTPMKQTEDHKNKVTKSKNPKRPIQAFVESPSSPNVKSSSLHKKVKAGRKRKTTKADGNIAPTSHSSICDCGANFSDVSALQEHMAAVHSGETRGHCGNSNGILSEDHVKTSVSNEEQPVCPKTLGLATDWDAETEMVELGLGDREEERVSFPALSPSPSLPHASTLVEGECEEAQKDANRVTTEKRLKVFSSGSKRSKPLQRSVCLESTPMCQTPSQELSTCSSEPEQVTIPKVQKRSPRPGKHQKATSDLLETGDKVSEIQEVGDKIKSICQSDGTVEEDMKDDLPLDVNLVTVEDEDQLVTSQDIDSSESFQKDGQITSELRVIPSHQNFPNLNEPNLECPTNKKNLELVVDLNSNITTAVKDSSTDPPEIKEEDVEMAVHTEEKTSGQNRSNTTRGRKRGGGRGRRGTGKKRNTGRRPVANQESLNDNPDECQIVYQLYPVAADSNTSVEENGPQVCTNPPRSDMAESQEDSSEEQVVFELESVTTSVDIVKSEGGLDSQDRTEGSSPGILLEKFLTSRGSGSNKDSNMVACDSTNVPNNGASTDHRTTTLPSLGTSALLNVKEEDQSQPVMPPVLSLEGADARTPLISRSLSNEQQLGVQMFVVKEEDPLVLNEPQFIQQPTNGKKSHLCTSTLAASDPPVECSVAEKAIGATTRTVHQPIAKQCIFFPVKEEDRELLLDLPQRAENQSNPGVEECDDICEISTQHETQCVDSAFENDDMGADQHNTEELLKFLQQSSDIEHSGCIDSKPEAETLAMSCYHGSRSSGSANPPDRSSQEADHRNDNRLSQNCISSQNGQRKPIDYFTQYFDRKTWQDVANITAKASIMSSSVTAKEVSQFVGIHIAMGTLQFPSTKLYWEDYTRVALIADAMSSSRFSELLSKLRLAEESSSTQPQGKDNVVSANSSVHQSRDHDSQVSETADGPHKTGQTYSTQCLLETDPLNRVRVLMEKVQKACQGLKQEGNHGVSQYPLRLLRTTANVAHSLHHTVMLSTCGLVVDFNLSLDDSDREETVKHMVLSGQNSREGMVFLCKPELSSPSMLEQLLEAGVPSAGKVGGARGQVGDEFVSSDGKLKLFRCHHGFILSAAVKGRSRSTSLVSGFERALKAAKLNRDLRNAYRTPCLSLSPAAWPLSVLWHLTDLALVNSWLQYRGDCSDEQEPLSLMAFRLEVSKALILLSSADAQDATPPHPPAPERPEQGSVPGSASVFETPLPDTAVRYDGVGHWPEQVAEGEGARCRFGGCDRTSQVRCLKCCVFLCISRNHNCFLKFHSQGTV